A section of the Pseudomonas fluorescens genome encodes:
- a CDS encoding FHA domain-containing protein yields the protein MFELRVLDGSRQGAALPLFGGQWSIGAHPDADLALYDEGIAERHVVLRCIEQCWSVQAQEGLVRANDGRLLAQIADLALDAPFSIGNIRLCVSLADQPWPQAPAVAPSASAARPGTEAIPALTLSSISGTQQKRLLSLAVVIAAIIMGVGLATTGEHEAQASLMPLPSQKSELGSPYEVRQQLLKMLNERELGNRVRLQVINGQVTLEGDVAQEDVGLVSRMLSRFGEQFETPVSVISRVRERSVVLPFKILQIVGGPNGHVVLDEGSRLFVGDEVDGLRLVLIDNSKVVFDGVQRYEVRW from the coding sequence ATGTTTGAGCTACGAGTGCTTGATGGTTCGCGCCAGGGAGCGGCGTTGCCGTTGTTTGGCGGGCAATGGAGTATCGGTGCCCATCCGGATGCAGACCTTGCGTTGTATGACGAAGGGATTGCCGAGCGCCATGTGGTGCTGCGGTGTATCGAGCAGTGCTGGTCGGTCCAGGCTCAAGAGGGGTTGGTGCGGGCCAATGACGGTCGGCTTTTGGCGCAAATTGCCGACCTGGCATTGGACGCCCCTTTTTCTATTGGCAACATTCGACTGTGCGTCTCCCTGGCTGACCAGCCTTGGCCGCAAGCCCCGGCTGTGGCACCCAGTGCGTCAGCAGCCAGGCCTGGCACTGAGGCTATACCGGCACTGACGTTGTCGTCGATATCCGGCACGCAGCAGAAGCGCTTGCTCAGCCTGGCGGTGGTGATCGCGGCCATCATCATGGGGGTGGGCCTTGCCACGACGGGAGAGCATGAGGCCCAGGCGTCGTTGATGCCGTTGCCGAGCCAGAAAAGCGAGCTGGGCTCACCCTACGAGGTTCGTCAACAACTGTTGAAAATGCTCAACGAGCGTGAGTTGGGTAATCGGGTCCGCCTGCAGGTAATCAATGGTCAGGTGACGCTCGAAGGGGATGTTGCCCAGGAAGATGTGGGGTTGGTGTCGCGCATGCTCAGTCGATTTGGTGAGCAATTCGAGACTCCCGTGTCAGTGATCAGCCGGGTCAGGGAGCGTAGCGTTGTGCTCCCGTTCAAGATTTTGCAGATTGTCGGCGGGCCTAATGGCCATGTGGTTCTGGATGAAGGCAGCCGGCTGTTTGTCGGGGATGAAGTGGATGGCTTGCGGCTGGTCCTGATTGATAACAGCAAGGTGGTATTCGACGGTGTGCAGCGTTATGAGGTGCGCTGGTGA